In the genome of Augochlora pura isolate Apur16 chromosome 8, APUR_v2.2.1, whole genome shotgun sequence, one region contains:
- the LOC144474097 gene encoding synaptic vesicle glycoprotein 2B, with protein sequence MTKGRSNDATVATIDVKYEDNVDGAANLERAISEAGYGLFNVLLVAAALPAAWSAIFDTTTTAFILISAECDLGLTTLRKGVLAAFPFLGIILASLLWDRVTPYVATRNLFVVGLLADTVLNVISSALDSYYAFLAVKLLTGVLAGGPLSMVANYLSEFHSAEYKAGFTRWGGLVMNAGIIVPAAMAYLIVPLSLDVEIFFRRYNAWRVYLLSCSMVPLVGIVTAAMMPHSPKYLVESGRPDEALNLLRRMYSFNTWKPINSFPIRTLVGSARKPRRPFFEENSEKLRVAWYNTKLLFSGRYLRTFLHLGFLQFGSSLAFNTMRLWVPHTFIIINNFDHSSWTLERSPILADLLHRRYTVTLRQYSDCPNLYGFCVMWKVNSMIYLKSTVIAMSTVVLSFLAGQITGTDFRKKTVLLAVLLVATASGLGMSWIPEAVNILTLAAAIIVASKIASNIVAAVSGQVIPVPLRTTGVSVLTNLGNLGAILGNVILSSILDVEPAAAFVGLGVLLLVCFFLSLLLPEPMKASPRNAADSNA encoded by the exons ATGACCAAAGGAAGAAGCAACGATGCGACCGTCGCGACGATAGACG TGAAATACGAGGACAACGTCGACGGCGCGGCGAACCTCGAGAGGGCGATATCGGAGGCAG GTTATGGCTTGTTCAACGTGTTGCTCGTAGCGGCGGCGCTTCCGGCCGCCTGGAGCGCGATCTTCGACACCACAACCACCGCCTTCATTCTCATCTCAGCCGAGTGCGATCTAGGGCTCACCACGCTTCGCAAGGGGGTGCTGGCCGCGTTCCCGTTCCTAG GCATCATTCTGGCCAGTCTTCTCTGGGATCGCGTCACCCCCTACGTCGCCACCAGGAACCTCTTCGTCGTCGGGCTACTGGCGGACACCGTTCTCAACGTAATCAGCAGCGCCCTCGATTCCTACTATGCGTTCTTGGCCGTCAAGCTCCTCACCGGTGTTCT CGCCGGCGGGCCGCTCTCGATGGTGGCCAACTACTTGTCCGAGTTCCACTCCGCCGAGTACAAGGCCGGATTCACCAGGTGGGGCGGCCTGGTTATGAACGCGGGGATCATCGTCCCGGCAG CCATGGCTTATCTGATCGTGCCGCTGTCTTTGGACGTTGAGATCTTCTTCCGACGGTACAACGCTTGGAGGGTCTACCTGTTGTCCTGCTCGATGGTCCCGTTGGTGGGCATCGTGACCGCCGCCATGATGCCGCACTCGCCGAAATATCTCGTTGAAAGCGGCCGGCCCGACGAAGCCTTGAATCTACTGAGGAGGATGTACTCCTTCAACACGTGGAAGCCGATCAACTCGTTTCCG ATCAGAACGCTGGTAGGTTCGGCGAGGAAGCCGCGTCGCCCGTTCTTCGAGGAGAATTCGGAGAAGCTTCGCGTGGCCTGGTACAACACGAAGCTGTTGTTCTCCGGACGATACCTGCGGACGTTTTTACACCTGGGTTTCCTGCAATTCGGCAGCTCGCTGGC GTTCAACACGATGAGGCTGTGGGTGCCGCACACGTTCATAATCATCAACAACTTCGACCACAGCAGCTGGACGTTGGAAAGGTCGCCGATTCTAGCGGACCTCCTGCACCGCCGGTACACCGTCACCCTGCGACAGTACTCCGACTGCCCTAATCTGTACGGCTTCTGCGTGATG TGGAAGGTGAACAGCATGATTTACTTGAAGTCCACGGTGATCGCGATGTCGACGGTGGTCCTATCGTTCCTTGCTGGACAAATAACTGGCACCGATTTTCGCAAGAAGACGGTACTGC TTGCCGTCTTGCTGGTAGCGACGGCCAGCGGTCTCGGGATGAGCTGGATCCCGGAAGCCGTGAATATACTGACCTTAGCCGCCGCCATCATCGTCGCGTCGAAAATCGCGAGCAACATCGTCGCCGCTGTCAGCGGCCAAGTCATTCCCGTCCCGTTAAG GACCACCGGCGTCAGCGTGCTGACGAATCTTGGCAACCTGGGCGCCATCCTTGGGAATGTCATTTTATCGAGCATTCTGGACGTGGAGCCAGCCGCAGCGTTCGTCGGCCTCGGTGTCCTACTGCTGG TTTGCTTCTTCCTGTCGCTGCTGTTGCCGGAACCGATGAAAGCTTCGCCAAGGAACGCCGCCGACAGCAACGCGTGA